In Polynucleobacter arcticus, the following proteins share a genomic window:
- the dnaK gene encoding molecular chaperone DnaK yields MGKIIGIDLGTTNSCVSVVENNAPKVVENAEGGRTTPSIIAYVEDGEVLVGAPAKRQSVTNPKNTIYAVKRLMGRKFTDAEVQKDIGLMPYKIVQADNGDAWVEARDKKMAPQQVSAEILRKMKKTAEDYLGEEVTEAVITVPAYFNDSQRQATKDAGRIAGLDVKRIINEPTAAALAFGLDKQDKVDRKIAVYDLGGGTFDVSIIEIANVDGEKQFEVLSTNGDTFLGGEDFDQRIIDWIITEFKKEQGVDLSKDVLALQRLKDAAEKAKIELSSAQQTEINLPYVTADAGGPKHLNLKLTRAKLESLVEELINRTAGPCLTAIKDAGVNPADIDDVILVGGQTRMPAVQDKVKEIFGKEPRKDVNPDEAVAVGAAIQGSVLSGDRKDVLLLDVTPLSLGIETLGGVMTKMIPKNTTIPTKHSQVYSTAEDSQPAVTIKCFQGEREMAAANKLLGEFNLEGIAPAQRGMPQIEVTFDIDANGILHVTAKDKTTGKENKITIKANSGLTEEEILRMVKDAEANADEDKKALELVTARNTADALAHSTKKALEEHGATLEAAEKEAVEAALKELDEAIKGSDKAAIEAKTEALGKASQKLGEKAMAAEQAKSGGGAPGAAPGGTPGAAPDADVVDADFKEVDDKK; encoded by the coding sequence ATGGGAAAGATTATCGGAATTGATTTGGGAACCACGAACTCGTGCGTTTCGGTTGTTGAAAACAATGCACCTAAAGTTGTCGAGAACGCCGAAGGCGGTCGCACAACCCCATCCATCATTGCTTACGTTGAAGATGGCGAAGTTTTGGTTGGCGCCCCCGCTAAGCGTCAATCAGTGACCAATCCAAAAAATACGATTTACGCGGTAAAGCGTTTGATGGGTCGTAAATTTACTGATGCTGAAGTACAAAAAGATATCGGTTTAATGCCTTACAAAATTGTTCAGGCAGATAACGGTGACGCATGGGTTGAAGCGCGCGATAAAAAAATGGCGCCACAACAAGTGTCCGCAGAAATTTTGCGCAAAATGAAAAAGACTGCTGAAGATTATCTCGGCGAAGAAGTGACTGAGGCAGTGATTACTGTTCCCGCTTACTTCAATGACAGTCAACGTCAAGCAACTAAAGATGCTGGTCGTATCGCTGGCCTGGACGTGAAGCGCATTATCAATGAGCCAACTGCAGCGGCTTTAGCATTTGGCTTGGATAAGCAAGACAAGGTTGATCGCAAGATCGCCGTGTATGACTTGGGCGGTGGAACGTTCGACGTTTCCATTATTGAAATTGCTAACGTAGATGGTGAGAAGCAGTTTGAAGTGCTCTCTACCAACGGTGACACCTTCTTGGGTGGCGAAGACTTTGACCAGCGCATCATTGATTGGATTATTACTGAGTTCAAAAAAGAGCAAGGCGTTGATTTGAGCAAAGACGTATTGGCCTTGCAGCGTTTAAAAGATGCTGCCGAGAAAGCTAAGATCGAATTGTCATCTGCTCAGCAAACTGAAATCAATTTGCCTTATGTAACTGCTGATGCAGGCGGCCCTAAGCATTTGAACTTGAAGCTTACACGCGCTAAGTTGGAGTCTTTGGTAGAAGAGTTGATCAACCGTACGGCTGGCCCTTGCTTGACTGCGATTAAAGATGCTGGCGTGAATCCTGCTGACATTGATGACGTTATCTTGGTTGGCGGTCAGACTCGTATGCCTGCTGTTCAAGACAAAGTAAAAGAAATTTTCGGCAAAGAGCCACGTAAGGACGTCAATCCAGACGAAGCGGTTGCCGTTGGTGCTGCGATTCAGGGATCAGTATTGTCAGGTGATCGTAAAGACGTATTGCTCTTGGACGTGACCCCATTATCTTTGGGTATCGAAACCTTGGGTGGTGTCATGACTAAGATGATCCCGAAGAACACGACGATTCCTACCAAGCATTCACAGGTGTACTCCACAGCGGAAGACAGTCAGCCTGCAGTAACGATCAAGTGTTTCCAGGGTGAGCGTGAAATGGCAGCGGCCAATAAATTACTCGGTGAGTTTAATTTGGAAGGTATTGCCCCAGCACAACGCGGTATGCCACAAATTGAAGTGACCTTTGATATTGATGCCAATGGTATTTTGCATGTCACCGCAAAAGATAAAACGACCGGCAAAGAAAATAAGATCACCATCAAGGCAAACTCGGGCCTGACCGAAGAAGAAATTCTGCGTATGGTGAAAGATGCTGAAGCCAATGCTGATGAAGATAAAAAAGCCTTGGAATTGGTAACGGCGCGTAATACTGCTGACGCACTGGCCCACTCTACTAAGAAGGCTTTGGAGGAGCATGGCGCTACTTTGGAAGCGGCTGAGAAAGAAGCGGTTGAAGCGGCTTTAAAAGAATTAGATGAAGCCATCAAAGGTAGCGATAAAGCTGCCATTGAAGCGAAGACCGAAGCTTTGGGTAAGGCAAGTCAGAAGCTGGGTGAAAAAGCGATGGCTGCTGAACAAGCTAAGTCTGGTGGCGGCGCTCCCGGCGCAGCTCCTGGTGGCACACCAGGTGCGGCTCCTGATGCAGATGTTGTTGATGCCGATTTTAAAGAAGTGGATGACAAGAAGTAA